CCACCGCGTCCACCGCCACCAGCCGGGTGGGCAGGCCCTCGGCGGCGATGTACTCGGCGCAGCCGCGCAGCGTGCCGGTGGTCCCGGCGGCGACGAAGAGGTAGTCGGGGGCCTGCGGGAGCGCTTGGTGGATCTCGCGCATGGTGTGGTGGTGGGCGCGGGCGTTGTACTCGTTGCCGTACTGGTCGGGCCAGTAGGCGTCGGGCACCGTACGCAGGAGTTCGCGCACCCGCCGGAGCCGGGAGGGCAGGTACTCGCCGGTCTCCGGATCCCGGTCCACCACCTCGACCGTCGCCCCGTACGCCCGCATGATCGCGACGTTCTGGGTGGTCGTCCGCGGGTCGACGACACAGATCAGTTCGAGCCGGTAGAAGTTGCACAGCTGGGCGAGGGCGATGCCCAGGTTCCCGGAGGAGGACTCCACGACGGTGGAGACGCCGGGCACCAGCTCCCCCGTGGACAGGGCGTGTTCGATCATGGAGCGGGCGGCGCGGTCCTTGATGGACCCGCCGGGGTTGAACCGCTCGCACTTGCCCCACACCTGGAAGCGCGTCGGCGGGAAGAGCCGGTCGAGGGCGACCAGGGGAGTGGCGCCGATCGTCGCGAGGATGTCCGGACGGCCGGGACGGGCCGCGGTGACGGCGCTGATCGCCGCGGCGGAGGAGACCACGGTCATGCCGGTACCTTTCTGCTGATCTGGACCCGGAGTTCGCTGACGTAGCGCTCGCCCTCGGCGTCCGTCAGCCAGGAGTCCTCCGGGTGGGGCAGCGGCTCGCTGAGGATCACCGTGGCGTCCGCGTCGAGACGCCGGGCGCGGCGGACGAGGTTGGCGAAGGAGAGCACGAGGGTGGGGCTGGTGAAGTCGACCAGGGACGGCTTCGTCTCCTGCGGGAACTTCACGAACGCCTGGTCGGGCAGCCCGCGTTCGCGCAGCCATCGCCGTACGGCGAGGTAGTCGCCCTCCCGGTCGGGCTTGGCGGCCAGCGGGATCTCCCCGGCCGGCACCCGCCAGGTCTCCCGGAACAGGACCAGCCCGTCGAGGGTGACGCGCGGGGCGTGCGGCCGGTCGAGCCCGATCTTGAAGGCGTCCGCGGCGATGATCGACACCGGTACGGCGAGCAGCTCGGCCATGCTCCACTCGCGCCCGTCGGGCGTGGTGGCGGTGACCGTGCCGTCCCGGTCGGCCAGGGTGATCGCGACGGCCGCGTCGATGCGGGAGCGGTCGTCGAAAGGAGCCCGGGTGAAGCCGATGAGCCGGTCACCCGCGCCGATGGGCGCGGGCACCATACGGCCGCTGTTGCGCTTCCAGTCGACCGGGAGCAGCGGCACCAGGCGCGGGGCGTCGATCGCGGCGTTCACCTTGTCGCGCAGGGAGCCCGTGTCGCCGGTCCAGTCGAGGAACGGCAGGTCACAGGTGGCGAGACAGGCGTGCAGCTCGCCGAGGACGACGGTCAGGTCCCCGTCCGCCCCCTGGGCCACTTGCAGGTCCGGGCTGTGCAGGGCGAGATGGGGCGAGCGGACCGGACCGGTGGCGAAGGCGGCACGCACCCTCTCCTCGACGTCCTCGACCCGCAGATCGACCCGCAGATCGACCCGCGCGGCGCCCACCGGGTCCAGCACCTGGCGCCACTTCTCGGCCAGTTCCCGGGTCGCGGTGTGCACCGGTGCGGCGCCGTCGCCCCAGAACAGGCCGAGCACCTGCGGCCACACGTCGGCCAGCGTGACGGTCGCGCGCCGCGCGGCGGCGGCCCGTACGAGAGCGGCGACCTCCGTCTCGACCAGTTCCACGAGCCGGTTGCCGAACCAGTCCGCCGCGTCCGCCACCAGGGCGAGCGGGCGGGCGACGGCGTCCAGGAAGTCGGTGCCGAGCTCGACCCGGCAGTCGCGCACCGCGTCCTGGTAGCAGAGGGTGCGGCCCGCGTACGCCTTGCCCTCGTCGCGGGACGCGTCGAGTCCGGTCGTACGGACGAAGAAGGTGTCCAGCGCGTCGAGGCACTCGGCGAGCTCGTCGGCGGAGCCGGCCGCGTCGACGGCGTTACGGTGCCGGTCGAGCTCGGTGAGGACCGCCTCGAAGCGCACGAACAGCTCGGGGTCGGCGACGGCGGCCACGCGCCGCCGCAGGATCCGCTCGGCCCGCACGTCGACCGGGATGTTGGCGTCCCAGGTCAGCACGCGCTGCTTGAGCAGCCGCGTCAGGATCTTCTCGACGCGGTCCCGCGCCCCGTCCGCCGGCCGGCCGTCCTCACGGAGGAGGGCCTCGGTGATCGCCGCGCCGTTGCGCTCGCCGTCCGCGTACGCGAGGACCTGGCGGTCCTCCGGGCGCAGCCGCATGACGCGGCCGCCCGGCAGGAGCAGCCGGTCGCCGTCGAGGTGGACGTCGGGGCGCGGCAGCGGCGGGAACCACCAGCGGGCACCGGGCTGGGCGACCATCCAGTCCGCGAGGGCGGCCAGCGCCCAGCGCTCGAAGAACGTACGGCTCCGTGCGACGAGCCGCTCGCCGTGGTCCACCGCGAGCGCCTCACGCGAGCGTCCGACGGAGATCCAGGCGGCCGGGCCGAAGAAGCCGATTGTCTCGGCCTTGGCGCAGTAGCGCAGCCAGTACATGGCGAGGGTGCGTTCGCGCTGCTTGCGCTTGGAGTCCTTGCCGGTCCCCGCGGCGAGCGCGTCGAGGACGCGGTAGACGGTCCGGTTCTGCCAGGCGATGGCCGTACGGACCTTCTCGTCGCGGGCGAGGACGGCCAGGCGGCATGCCTCGGCCTCGCTGTCGGCGCGGTAGGCGGCGGCGAAGGCGTCCCGGTCGCCGCGGTCGGCAGCGGCGGCGGCGCCCGGCCCGCCGAGCAGGGCGAGACCCGAGGCGGGGAACCCGGCGCTGCGCAGCAGCCCGACGCCCCACATGTGCCACTCGCTGTCACCGAGGCGCCGGGTGGGCCGGAAGTCGGCCCAGTCGTGCGCGCGCAGTGCAGTACGGGTGCCGGTCATACGGTCCGCCCCTCGACGTCGGCTCCCGCGTCCGCTTCCGCGCCGCGCAGCACGGCCGCGAGACGGGAGACGCCCTCGGCGATGCGGCCGCGGGGGACGTTGCTGAAGGCGAGCCGGAGCGCGTCGCCGCCCTCCCCGTCGAGTCCGAAGTGGGTGCCCGGCACGAAGGAGACGCCCTGTTCCGCGGCGGCGAGCGCCAGGCGCCGGGTGTCGGCGCCGGCCGTGTGCCGCAGCCACAGGTAGAAGCCGCCGTCCGGCCGCCGCCACTGCCAGGGCCCGTCCGTGCCCAGCTCGTCCTCGAGCGCGTCGGCCATCAGGCCGCACCGCTCCCGGTAGCGCTCCCGGTAGGCGTCGATCAGCGCATCCCACCCGCTGCGGGCGTGGAAAGCGGCCAGCGCGGCCTGGGTGAACGCCGACGGGGACAGCGCCATGACCTCAGTGGTGCGGCGCAGTCGCTCGGCGAGCGGCGCGGGCGCGGCGATCCAGCCGCAGCGCAGGCCGGGGGCGAAGACCTTGGAGAACGTCCCGAGATGGATGACGTTCTCCGGGTCGAGGCCCTGGAGGGTCTGGACGGTACGCCCGTCGAAGCCGAGCAGCCCGTACGGGTTGTCCTCGACGATCAGCAGGTCCGCTTCCCGTGCGGCGTCGAGGAGCTGGTGGCGACGCTCCACGGACAGCGTGGCGCCGGTGGGGTTCTGGAAGGTCGGGTTGCAGTACAGCATCCGCACCCGCTGCCCCTCGGCACGCAGCCGTGCCACGGTCGCGGGCAGCGCCTGCGGGTCGAGTCCCCCGGCGTCCTCGGGGGCGCCGTGCAGCCGCAGTCCCGCCGTGCGGAAGGCGGCGGCCGCGCCGGGGTAGGCGGGGGTCTGGCAGAGCACGGTCTCACCCGGTACGGCGACGCCGAGGCCGATGGCGAGCAGCCCCATCTGGGAGCCCGCGGTCGGCACGAGGTTGCCGGCGTCGGTGCGGCCGCCCTCACGGGCCATCAGGTCGGTGATCGCGGGGACGAGGGCCTTGGCCACGTGCGGGGTGCTGTACTGGAGCGCGATCCGCCCGCCGAGCCGCATCAGCCGGCCCATCTGCTCGGAGAGTTCCTTCAGGGGCAGCAGGTCCAGGTCCGGCAGGCCGCCGGCGAACGAGATCAGGTCACCGCCCCGCTCGAAGAGCTGCGGCATCTCGGCCGCGGGTCGGACGTCGGTCCACATGGCGGTCAACTCCCCGCCGTGTCGGACGCCTTGGCCGACAGGTGCTCGTGCACGATCTTCAGCAGACCGGCCGACGAGGTGAGCGAGAAGTCGGCGAGCGCGTCGGGGTCCAGCTCGATGCCGAACCGGTCCTCGACGGCCATCACCAGGGCGACGGTGTGCAGCGAGTCCACGCCGAGGTCCACGAGCGGCGCTTCGGAGTCGATGACCCGCACGGCGCAGATCTCCTCGACGAGCTGGTCAAACTGCGACTGGTTCATGGGCGTTCCTCGTGGGTGCGGTGGTGTCGGTGGCCTGGTCGGCGGTGGCCCGGTCGGCGTGGGCCTCGGCGATGAGCAGCCGGGCGACGGCCGCGCGGTCGGGCTTGCCGTTGGCCGTCAGCGGCACGGTGTCGAGCGGGACGATCGAGTCGGGGAGGCGGGCCGCGTCCAGGTGCCGGGCGAGGGCGGTGCGTACCTCGTGCGGGCTGAGGGCCGTCTGCACGGCGAGCAGCAGCGGCTCGTCCTCCCCGGCGGGGCGGGGGGCGACGGCGGCGTACACGCCGGGGACGCGCTCGGCGGCGTGCTCGAGCTCGGACAGGCCCATCCGTACGCCGCGCCGCTTGATCATGTCGTCGTCGCGGCCGACGAAGTACAGCAGCCCGTCGGCGTCGAGCCGGCCATGGTCGCCGGTGTGCAGTTCCAGCGAGCCGTCCGCGCGGCGCACGTACCGGTCCTGCCGCTCCAGCGGGATCCCCCAGTACCCGGCCATCACGGTCTCGCCCCATACGACGATCTCGCCGACCTCGCCCGGCGGCAGGGTCCGCCGGTCCGGCCCGATGATCCGTATGTGGTCACCGGGGATGGCCCGGCCCACCGAGTCGGGGTGGTCCGCGTACAGGGCGGGGTCGAGCACCGAGATCCGCTTGCACTCGGTCATTCCGTACATGGAGGCGAAGACGGAGCCGGGGAAGGCGTCGAGCAGTTCGCCCATCACGGCGCGGCTGGGCCGGGCGCCGGTGTTGGTGAACAGCCGGACCTTCGTGGGACGGCGCAGCTTCTTCTGGAGCAGCGTGAGGATCTGCGCGAGCGAGGGCACGAGCGGGACGACGGTGACGCCGTGGCGATCGACGGCCCGCATCAGGGCGAGGTCGCCGCCCCGGTCGGCGAGGACCAGGGTGGAGCCGGTGAGCGCGCACAGCAGGGCCTGGTAGAGCCCGTAGTCGAAGGAGAGCGGCAGCCGGCAGAGCACCACGTCGTCGGCGCGGTAGCCGAGGCGGTCGTTGACGGCGCGGACGGCCGCGAGGATCTGCCGGTGGGGGCAGACGACGCCCTTGGGGCGGCCGGTGGTGCCGGAGGTGTAGATCAGCAGGGCGACCGCGTCGTCCGCCACCTCGGCGGCGGCACAGTCGGCGGGTGCCTGCTCGATTTCCCGCGCGGCCCGTTCCACCTCGACGGTGGCCCGGGCGGCCGCGCCCGCGGCGGGCGGGCAGATCGCGAGGGCGGCCGTGCAGTCCCGCACGATGTGCTCTACCTGGTCATCGGTCAGGTCGGGGTGGACGGGGACGAACACGGCCCCGATGCGGAACGCGGCCCACAGCAGGGCGAGGAAGGTGCGGTCGCCGGGGCCCGCGTGGACGATCCGGTCCCCCGCGCACACCCCCTGGCTGCGCAGCCAGCCGGCGGCCCGGTCGGCCCGGTCACCCAGCTCGGCGTAGGTCAGCGGCCCGTCGGCGTCGATGAGCGCGACGTGCCCGGGGCGCTCGGCGCGGGCCCGTGCGAACAGGTCAGACACCTGCATGGACGAGGTCCTCCTTCCGGGGGGCGGCGGCGTCGAGCCGGGCGCGCGTCCTGTCGAGGTCGCGGGGCGCGGTGACGCAGACGACGGCGAGCTGGGGCAGTTGGCGCTTGAGGATGCCCGCGAGGGTGCGGGCGGGCGGCAGACAGACCGTCACCTCGGGCGCGATCCTGCCGAGCGTGTCCAGGCACAGGTCCCAGCGCACCGGCCTGACCACCTGCTCGACGAGGCGGCGGCCGATGTCGTCCGGCTCGCTGACGACGGTGCCGTCGGCGTTCGACAGGAGCACCCCGGCCGGCCGCAGGAACGGGATCCGCTCGGCCGCCACCGCGACGGCCTGCCGCGCGGACTCCATGTACGGGGTGTGGAAGGCGCCCGCGACCGGGAGCGGCTTGACCGTGGCGGAGGGCGGCGGGGCGGCGGCGAGCCGCTCCAGGTCCGTCACGGCTCCGGCCGCGACGATCTGGCCGGGGCCGTTGAAGGTGGCCGCGTACAGGCCGAGTTCGGCGATGCGGTCGAGGACGGCCGCCTCGTCGCCGCCGACCACGGCCGCCATCGAGGTGGGGGCCTCGGCGCAGGCGGCGGCCATGGCCCGGCCCCGCACCGCGGCGAGGCGCACGGCGTCGGCGGGGTCGAGCGCCCCGGCGTACACCGCTGCGGTCAGCTCCCCGACGGAGTGCCCGGCGGCCACCACCGGCCCGGCGCCCTCGGCCGAGCTGAGCGCCTCGTGGGCGAGGAGCCCGGCGGCGACCAGCAGCGGCTGGGCGTTTTCGGTACGGGCGATCTCGGCGGCCGGCGCCTTGCTGCCGAGGTGCGCGAGATCCACGTCGGCGGCCTCGGACCAGGCCCGCAGCCGCTCGGCGTGCGCCGGGTCGCGCAGCCAGCCGGCCAGCATGCCCGGGGTCTGGGAGCCCTGCCCCGGCACCACGAATGCGTACATGAGTTCGAACCTCCTTGTGTCAGGTGTCATCGACCGGTGCGGGGGCCCGGTGTCGGGGAAC
The window above is part of the Streptomyces syringium genome. Proteins encoded here:
- the sbnA gene encoding 2,3-diaminopropionate biosynthesis protein SbnA; the protein is MTVVSSAAAISAVTAARPGRPDILATIGATPLVALDRLFPPTRFQVWGKCERFNPGGSIKDRAARSMIEHALSTGELVPGVSTVVESSSGNLGIALAQLCNFYRLELICVVDPRTTTQNVAIMRAYGATVEVVDRDPETGEYLPSRLRRVRELLRTVPDAYWPDQYGNEYNARAHHHTMREIHQALPQAPDYLFVAAGTTGTLRGCAEYIAAEGLPTRLVAVDAVGSVIFGPPEPWERAHRRTIPGHGAAVVPPLLRPGLADRVVKVTDLDCVRGCRSLLAKESILAGGSSGAVTAALLDAESWIEPGATCVAILPDGGDRYLDTIYSDAWVESRLG
- a CDS encoding lantibiotic dehydratase produces the protein MTGTRTALRAHDWADFRPTRRLGDSEWHMWGVGLLRSAGFPASGLALLGGPGAAAAADRGDRDAFAAAYRADSEAEACRLAVLARDEKVRTAIAWQNRTVYRVLDALAAGTGKDSKRKQRERTLAMYWLRYCAKAETIGFFGPAAWISVGRSREALAVDHGERLVARSRTFFERWALAALADWMVAQPGARWWFPPLPRPDVHLDGDRLLLPGGRVMRLRPEDRQVLAYADGERNGAAITEALLREDGRPADGARDRVEKILTRLLKQRVLTWDANIPVDVRAERILRRRVAAVADPELFVRFEAVLTELDRHRNAVDAAGSADELAECLDALDTFFVRTTGLDASRDEGKAYAGRTLCYQDAVRDCRVELGTDFLDAVARPLALVADAADWFGNRLVELVETEVAALVRAAAARRATVTLADVWPQVLGLFWGDGAAPVHTATRELAEKWRQVLDPVGAARVDLRVDLRVEDVEERVRAAFATGPVRSPHLALHSPDLQVAQGADGDLTVVLGELHACLATCDLPFLDWTGDTGSLRDKVNAAIDAPRLVPLLPVDWKRNSGRMVPAPIGAGDRLIGFTRAPFDDRSRIDAAVAITLADRDGTVTATTPDGREWSMAELLAVPVSIIAADAFKIGLDRPHAPRVTLDGLVLFRETWRVPAGEIPLAAKPDREGDYLAVRRWLRERGLPDQAFVKFPQETKPSLVDFTSPTLVLSFANLVRRARRLDADATVILSEPLPHPEDSWLTDAEGERYVSELRVQISRKVPA
- a CDS encoding aminotransferase-like domain-containing protein, translating into MWTDVRPAAEMPQLFERGGDLISFAGGLPDLDLLPLKELSEQMGRLMRLGGRIALQYSTPHVAKALVPAITDLMAREGGRTDAGNLVPTAGSQMGLLAIGLGVAVPGETVLCQTPAYPGAAAAFRTAGLRLHGAPEDAGGLDPQALPATVARLRAEGQRVRMLYCNPTFQNPTGATLSVERRHQLLDAAREADLLIVEDNPYGLLGFDGRTVQTLQGLDPENVIHLGTFSKVFAPGLRCGWIAAPAPLAERLRRTTEVMALSPSAFTQAALAAFHARSGWDALIDAYRERYRERCGLMADALEDELGTDGPWQWRRPDGGFYLWLRHTAGADTRRLALAAAEQGVSFVPGTHFGLDGEGGDALRLAFSNVPRGRIAEGVSRLAAVLRGAEADAGADVEGRTV
- a CDS encoding acyl carrier protein — protein: MNQSQFDQLVEEICAVRVIDSEAPLVDLGVDSLHTVALVMAVEDRFGIELDPDALADFSLTSSAGLLKIVHEHLSAKASDTAGS
- a CDS encoding class I adenylate-forming enzyme family protein → MQVSDLFARARAERPGHVALIDADGPLTYAELGDRADRAAGWLRSQGVCAGDRIVHAGPGDRTFLALLWAAFRIGAVFVPVHPDLTDDQVEHIVRDCTAALAICPPAAGAAARATVEVERAAREIEQAPADCAAAEVADDAVALLIYTSGTTGRPKGVVCPHRQILAAVRAVNDRLGYRADDVVLCRLPLSFDYGLYQALLCALTGSTLVLADRGGDLALMRAVDRHGVTVVPLVPSLAQILTLLQKKLRRPTKVRLFTNTGARPSRAVMGELLDAFPGSVFASMYGMTECKRISVLDPALYADHPDSVGRAIPGDHIRIIGPDRRTLPPGEVGEIVVWGETVMAGYWGIPLERQDRYVRRADGSLELHTGDHGRLDADGLLYFVGRDDDMIKRRGVRMGLSELEHAAERVPGVYAAVAPRPAGEDEPLLLAVQTALSPHEVRTALARHLDAARLPDSIVPLDTVPLTANGKPDRAAVARLLIAEAHADRATADQATDTTAPTRNAHEPVAV
- a CDS encoding ACP S-malonyltransferase; protein product: MYAFVVPGQGSQTPGMLAGWLRDPAHAERLRAWSEAADVDLAHLGSKAPAAEIARTENAQPLLVAAGLLAHEALSSAEGAGPVVAAGHSVGELTAAVYAGALDPADAVRLAAVRGRAMAAACAEAPTSMAAVVGGDEAAVLDRIAELGLYAATFNGPGQIVAAGAVTDLERLAAAPPPSATVKPLPVAGAFHTPYMESARQAVAVAAERIPFLRPAGVLLSNADGTVVSEPDDIGRRLVEQVVRPVRWDLCLDTLGRIAPEVTVCLPPARTLAGILKRQLPQLAVVCVTAPRDLDRTRARLDAAAPRKEDLVHAGV